Part of the Trichoderma asperellum chromosome 1, complete sequence genome is shown below.
TATTGGTGCTGCTTGAGCAATCTtcatccttcttttttttttttgcctgcACTTTATATTATGGGGGCACACTTTGTGTCGTTGTGACCCCTTTATATGCTTGGTCAtttgctttacttttttgCGCACTTTGTGCTTAGGCCATTTGTATACATTCAGAAACGCAATaatcctcctctcttcctaCAGAATTCAAACAAAGcctgatctttttttttttctttcttcttttccctcctcttgGTGTACTATTTGTTCTCCCTCTTCGCCTTGGTAGGCAGAGAAAACATAAGCAGAGCAAAGAACACACAAGAGCCAATTTGGACAAGAATCTTTACTGTCAAGCTTAAATctcccctttccctttcctttcccccATCCCTTCCAACACCATTTTTGTGacttaacctttatttatcATTCGTTCATTTTGTTTATTCGACTTTGGCGTTTATGGACTTTGCTAACGTGCTTGTCGTTTGACGTCCTCTTTATAGGAGCTCTTTGCCACGAGACTCGTAATAGACACGTCTGCGGGCGCgcgctttctcttctttttattcgaTAGTCCTTTCAATTGCTTCTTGTCTCGCTCTGAATCTTCAGCACGCACCTCCATTGCAGAAGAGTAGGGGAGGGGACAAGCTTCAGATGTCGTCGATTGGTAAACGCTCGCTGCGTCTGCCTACTTCGCCGGCAGAAGGGCAGGCTAAACGACGTCGAACGGCCGCTTCTGGTGGCTCCAACACTGCCGATTTGACTTCTGCTAACGTTGAGACtccttctcccttttctcaGGCAGGACCATCTGTGCCGACATCAACCGGGTTTGCCCCCAAGATGCCATATCCCCATCTGCCGCAAATGCCTGCTCAGCAGCCGGTGGCCGTATCGCAGCATTCTCAGGGATTGGGTCGACCACATCCAAGCCGATCTCGGACATCCAGCCCGGCACTCCGCATGGGAAGCTGCTCTCTTGACGAGATGTTGCTGACACTCCCTCACGGCCTTGCCTCTGGCGAGCACATCCGCCGCAAAGACGGGCTACGATACGAAATAGACTTCCAAGAGCGCAATCCGCCGGTCTTGCCGCCGTCTAAAGTCAAGGATCTGCCTCCGAAACCGTTTATCCCGGACTTTCTCAAGTTCCCCGAAGGAATCAGCGACCATGAGCGTCTTGAAATCGAGTCACGCAACAACAAGAT
Proteins encoded:
- a CDS encoding uncharacterized protein (EggNog:ENOG41), whose product is MAMHAPPLQKSRGGDKLQMSSIGKRSLRLPTSPAEGQAKRRRTAASGGSNTADLTSANVETPSPFSQAGPSVPTSTGFAPKMPYPHLPQMPAQQPVAVSQHSQGLGRPHPSRSRTSSPALRMGSCSLDEMLLTLPHGLASGEHIRRKDGLRYEIDFQERNPPVLPPSKVKDLPPKPFIPDFLKFPEGISDHERLEIESRNNKIAAEHQKVDRQRNNQAAKKSRQARLEALNNTRILLNEKTAECAWFRMKVLALGGNTVDWNNVPAGVKTRLVKEIDGRVKTIEVEVADAKKREEAKKRADRNKRRAEVKNDEESQSQPPQSSQRQELKKTRDDDNDEYEYRDSLNSTQLSSER